The Pirellulales bacterium region GAAACGTTTGCCCGCCGTGCCGCCGGCCAGCAGCACGGCCGCGCCGCTGGCGGCCAGACCGACGCAGTAGGTGGCGACCGGACACGTCAACATCTGCATCGTGTCGTAGATCGCCAGGGTCGCCGTCACACTGCCGCCGGGCGAGTTGATGTAAAAGTGGATGTCCTTGCGGCGGTTCTCGCTCTGCAAGTACAGCAGCTTCATTACCAGTTCGTTGGCGTTGCCGTCGTGGATCTCTCCTTGCAACAGAATAATGCGGTTCTCCAGCAGCAGGTCGCCCAGAGTCATCTGGCGCTGTCGCTGGTAGTCGCGGTAGTTGGCTTGAGGAGCGGCCGGGGAGGGCCAATAAGGGCTGT contains the following coding sequences:
- a CDS encoding ATP-dependent Clp protease proteolytic subunit is translated as MDSPYWPSPAAPQANYRDYQRQRQMTLGDLLLENRIILLQGEIHDGNANELVMKLLYLQSENRRKDIHFYINSPGGSVTATLAIYDTMQMLTCPVATYCVGLAASGAAVLLAGGTAGKRFALPHAKMMIHQPYGQVGGQVSDIEIQADEIFKTREVLNEVLAQHTGQPIDRIRKDTDRDFYMHAQAAKDYHLVDDILTRPPVAQEEDES